atatatatatatatatatatatatatatatatatatatatatataaaggaggcatgtatgctgaaatattagagcgccacctaggattactattggtttcggccaatgaaaaataagatttctaatttatttttgaattaaaaaaatcaagtgccacgtagataattaattaggtgccacgtagatattttaattaattaattactaatatatacaactccatccaaaatcaaacactctaataattaaaaattaaatctaaaataaaattcatccaaaatcaaacactaatctaaaataaaattcaatctaaaatcaaacattaatccaatattgaagcgccacgtaggaaatctaatgcttttggccaatgaaaaataatattttgaaattatttttgacttgaaaaagtcgagtgtcacgtagataaataattagtcgccacgtagatatttttgttaattaattattaatattacgcatatacaatttcatccaaaatcgaacactctaataattaaaaaataaatctaaaataaaattcaatccaaaataaaaaacaatctaatctaatatatataaataacttaaaattttaataaagttcgtgcatcgcacgggctaaaatctagtattatatatgaaaataatcaaataataatttttaaatatatttGTCCCAGACACAAAATCAAGCCGTCCTTGATCCCTTCCCCGTCaacttcccaaaaaaaaaaaaaaaaaacagtccGTTCGACCAGGTTGGCATATTTTATTTTAGCATATAAATAAAGAACCAGGACCTACATTGAGATTGATCTAcggtttaaaaaaattaaaaaaaatgagtaaTATATACCAAGTTGAAGACAATCAGTCATACCGCATACGAAGTGTTAATCTACAAAAGCCGTACACCACAACTCCAATGTCCCATTTCTCAAGCGTATATTCCTATCTCCTTCTCCGCGCCTCGTGCTTTTAGAATTCCAAAATAAAATTGACAAATTTTACAGATTTTGATCTGGCAAAATCCCCCCAAAAAAAACCCCATAAAAAATGGGTGAATTTGGTGAAAGACTGAAAGCATTTATCAACAACAGATGGGTAGTATTTGTAGCAGCAATATGGATACAAGCATGTGCAGGAATTGGGTATATGTTTGGGAGCATTTCACCAGCAATAAAGAGCAATCTGAACTATAATCAAAGACAAGTTGCTAGATTGGGTATCGCCAAAGATTTGGGAGATAGTGTTGGATTTTTGACTGGTTATGTTTGTGAAGTTTTGCCTTTGTGGGCTGCTCTTCTTATTGGTGCTATTCAGAATTTGGTTGGTTATGGTTGGGTTTGGCTCATCATTACTGGTAGAGCCACCCCTTTGCCTTTATGGGCTGTGAGTTTTCTATCTTTTTCTACAATGGTTTTATTCTAAAATTGCTTTTGATTTGTTGGGTATTTCAAAGTTTATGTCTTTGTTGCTTATAATGGTTGTAAATATTGCATGATTGAGTTGTTTAAATACACTTTTTCAAGTAATTAGTGATCCTGGGTTGTGGATGTTGGTGTTTGATTGATGGATTGATAACTCTGTGGGTTGTGATTTAGAGTTTATAACTTTGTTGGGTATTTGCAGTTGCTATTTAAAAAGGCATTTAAAATGGTGTTTGATCTGATAATTGAAGTTTTAGTATGCTGGTTTTAGTGATTGATCTTGCCGTTATGACTCCTTCCTTCTTTGCTGTGGTAAGATTAGTCAACTCAACAAGCTAATAACCAGTGTGGATCTAGAAATAATAGTCTTATTAATTAGACGTGTGTCCTGAATCCTGATAGGTAGAGACACTGTTGAAAAAGTCCCTCAAAGCTAACTTCATTATTTGTAATAGAACAGAAAATTACTATGGCTTTGATTGTAGTTGTGAACTGATCACCTATTTTCGAAACTATTCTGTAACAAAAACTAGTTTTTTAGGAGTTATGAATTATGGACTGATGGAATTGTTTTTATGGGGCGGAATGGTTTGCTTTGTTTACAGGCTAATAGACATAATAGAGTGTGCAAACAATTAGAAATATTGAATGTTGCATCACAATCGCAGGAGAAATGTTAGTTTCTCGTTCTTGTGCTTTCATGTGGCTCTGAAGTTACTGTTTGTGTGGCTTTCCCATTGTATAGATACTCGCCTTGATGGATATCGACTGAAATATAAGAAGCATCTTGTCACGAGTCAACACGTGACAACCTGCTCTATTATCAAATCGGATAATGCTTATCTAAATTGTAGTTAATCCAAGAGCTTCTGTTTTCTTTTAATATACAATAGATTCTCGTAGAATTTAAgtaaaatgattaataaaaaTGTGGATAATTGATTACTGTTCGATGCTACTGATCCCTATTGTCACTATATCAGTATACTAGAAATTTGAACAACTATCTTTGCAGCATTTATGGATCCTTATATGCAAAATCCCCTAGCTAACTGTTTACCTAAAGTGAGTCTATACCTTGCTCTGATGTGGTGCTCTGTTGCTCTGTCAGGGACAAGGTGTAGTTTTACTTTCTGCAGGCTCATTTGTTGAGTCatgaaattcaatcaaaacatattagATTCTTAAAATATAAGTAGTTTTAGGAGTATCTTTGATTTCTTATTTTTTGCTCTCAGGTATGGCATGTGCTAGATGCTTAAGATCATAATATGAAGTAATTTTGGGAACATGTAATAATGTGAAGACCTGTTGAACTTATATCAAGGCCAAATTTATTTCCCCCAATAAACTTCTAACCTCTGAATGTGTGTTAACTGGATAATCGTTCTGCAGATGTGCTTTCTTATATTTCTCGGAACCAATGGTGAAACATACTTCAATACAGCTGCTCTCGTCTCTTGTGTGcaaaactttccaaaaaaccGAGGTCCAATTGTGGGCATTTTGAAAGGATTTGCTGGGTTGAGTGGAGCAATATTGACCCAAATATATGCCCTTCTTCACAGTCCTGACCAAGCATCACTTGTCTTTATGATTGCAGTAGGACCAACTATGGTAGTTATTTCCCTTATGTTCATTATCAGACCTGTCAAAGGTCACAGACAAATCCGATCCTCTGATGGAAGAAGTTTCTCATATGTCTATAGCGCTTGCCTTGTGCTGGCTGCTTATCTGATGGGGGTGATGCTTGTGCAAGATCTGATTGATGTCCGTCATAGTGTCATCATAATTTTCACCTCGATCTTATTCATAATCCTACTGTCCCCTATTGTCATTCCAGTCACAATGGCTGTCACTGAAGAACCAAGATCTTCGATTGAAGAGGCTCTTCTTTCGGAACCCCAGAAAGAGGAATCTGGAAAAGCAGCTGAATCTGACACTGAAGTTGTATTTAGTGAGGTTGAAGATGAAAAGCCAAAGGAAGTAGACTTGCTTCCAAGATCAGAAAGGAAAAAACGAATTGCCCAGCTGCAAGCAAGGGTAGCCCAAGCAGCAGCGGAGGGAGCAGTCAGAGTTAAGAGAAGAAGAGGTCCTCATAGGGGGGAAGACTTCACATTAACACAAGCTCTCGTTAAAGCAGACTTCTGGCTACTCTGGTTTCCTTTTGTGCTTGCTTCTGGATCTGGTTTGACTGTGATTGACAATCTTGGTCAGATGAGCCAATCTTTAGGCTATGATAATACTCATATATTTGTGTCCATGATTAGCATTTGGAATTTCCTTGGTCGTGTTGGAGGGGGTTACTTATCCGAGATTGTTGTCAGGTAAGACTCTGCTTCACATTTTCTCACTAAATCTCAGCTGATTATGTTACGACCTATGCTATTCAGACTCCACCATACGTTTTAGAAGTGGTAGATAGGTATTTTTCTAGGCGTTCCAATTTTgtcaaatttataaataaaaattgcTTTACTACCCTAAAAGAAGTGTGAAGGTCTATAAACATGTTGTAGTGTGAAGTATATCTATAAAAAGTACCTGatgttaaataaataattcaagaaATAGATATGAATACTTTTCTCTTTCCGGAGTACATTTATAAGCCTGGTTTTGAATGCTTGTCATCAGGGATTATGCCTATCCGAGGCCAGTGGCAATGGCTGTGGCCCAACTGATATTGGCAATTGGCCACTTCTTCATTGGAATGGGATGGCCAGGAGCAATGTATATTGGAACTCTGTTGATTGGGCTTGGTTATGGAGCCCACTGGTCTGTTGGTCCTGCTACTGCTTCTGAGCTCTTTGGCTTGAAGAGTTTTGGAGCTTTGTATAACTTCCTTACCTTGGCTAATCCTGGTGGTTCACTCGTGTTCTCTGGTCTTATAGCTAGCAGTATATATGATCGAGAAGCAGAGAAACAAGAACAGCATCGCCATCCTCATGTTGGTTCGTTCCTTAATAATATGCTTACTTTGGACGAACCACCAAAGTGTGAAGGTGCTGTATGCTTCTTCCTTACTTCCATGATTATGTCTGGATTATGCGTTGTTGCCATTGTCTTGACCTTGACTCTTGTACATCGGACAAAACCTGTTTACGCTGGCCTCTATGGGAAACCACGTACCTAATCTGTGGGACGGGTGGTTTTGATTTTGTGATTTTCTTCGAGCTTTTGCTAGATTTCTCATAATGTGGGATTTAATGTGATCATTCTCTCCATCTTAAACCTGCACACCGAGAACATAATCTCCCCCAATCTCCTCTATATGCTGAAGAAACTGTATACCTTATTGTTGTGGATGTCATCATGTTAATGTTGTTTTGAGATTGAATGtaaaccattttttttttgttttttttggtctCTAGATGTTGTAACATAGAATCTGTCCTCCAATTTGTGATACACGCTGGGAGGCAAATATTATTATTCGGAATAAATTATTCTTTCTCCTGATATGATACTATGATCAAGCCTTCTCTGTTTTGTTTACTTGCCTTTCTTTCCACTTCCTTTTTGTCAAATTTCAACTAACATTGACGATTCAGTGCTCGGATGGTGGTTTTATGGGATTCAAGTTCAGTGTGATCCAAGTATAGGCAAGGGCTTCACATAAGTTCCAGTGTCAGTGAGTTCTCCTAATCAccacctttttttttcttttctcattTTTCTTTCTAGTGTCTTATACTTTGTATTCTTCATGCTCCCACTGTGAAAAGGCTGATGAGCATAACTTTAAATCTTATTTTATACAGAGTAGGAGTTTGGTACTTACTGAAATAtgctttgttttgtttttccttttttggcaaGGGAATCTAGACAAACTGAAATTTGTCTTTCAATTAGATTAGATTATATGTAGTTATCAAGAAATTTTGGTGCTTACAGAAACTGCTTGGAttagttcaaaaaacaaaaGGCGGAAAATAGGATCAAGCCAAACACTCGCCGCCTCGAATCTAGTGTCACTCTTCTTTGTCTTACTTGCTTCTGTTGCACGTTATGTGCCGATCATTTTGACAAAGGGGAAAAAAAGTTCTTTCCTGCATCCTGCTTATCATTTCACTTTTAATTTTTCACTTCTTTACAGCAGCAATATGGGTTTTGAGAAGAAGAAAAATAGTTCTGCAGAATATGAAAAACTAGACAGAAAACAACTCTATTATAGTAggtgaatttttaatttttaaatttgcaGTAATAATTTATGGATATGTCTTGGTGATTAATCTGTATAGGAGGATTTCATTTAACATGGTATTATGGTAATACTGGGATTACTGACAACAAAGGAGCAGTTTTTCACTTATTGTGATGTTTCTGGTGACCTGTGACTACTAAAAGTCAGCGAGTCTGCTTCTTAACCTTCAGTCATCAACTATGTTATGTACTTAAACTCTTCATTCACCTCTAGTACCAGTGTCGGACACTCGAAATTCGAATATTGGTGTGCCACTTGTACTTCATCTTGGGCCAACATTAGGCAAAAATTTCATGAAATGGCAGTGTGACTTAGAAACATACCAATGTTTAATACTTCTTGCCCAGTCAGGGAACCGATAGGTTTTCTTGGCCTAATGTTGATGGCAATCTTACGATCCACATCTGGACTGGGATCTGGGTTGCTACTATGGTGTGAACTCCAGATAACGCGGTTAGATCAATCTTGTTGAGCTTGTGTTTTGCAAACATGGTCTTTAGTTGCTTAAAATCAAAATCAGCATCCCTCTTGGAGATTAGCCTGTCAAGCTTTCCTGGTTATACAGGCCCTCTTGTCTGACAGAAATAAGGTTTTCAAGTTCATGCAATCATGTTACTACAGTATTAActcaaaattaaacaaaataaaagagGTAACAAGGAATTATGTACTCCTGAAACGTTGTAATCGagtaaagtaaaaaaaaatctcatcttacaagaagaatcacatttctgGAAGCGAGAGCTAGGATATCAGCACAAGAGACCACTCCGGGACAAACAGATTCCACGGCTTTGCTTAGCTTTTATACTTAACTGTGTCAATGTTAGCAAAAGATTATCTGTGTATCTCTCTCTGCATCTCTTTGGGAAGAATATCATGATCTAtgcatcacaaattcacaacccTACAGAAAAGAGGGAATTCAATACACACTTATACATGCAATTGTGTCATACTGGTTTACTAGAAGGCTTGAGCATTGCTCTTTCACCTTGATAAAACAGTCATGAAAAAACAGGGGAAGAGTAGCTTGTGCTGTTACAGTGGCTTGTTCGAACTTTTCTAACACAGCCTCAGCAACCACACCCTCCACAGATGGGCAACTGCAACTGCAACTGCAACTGTAGAAATTGTTTATTTTAGTTTCTTGGCTTCTACATTTATTAAAATTCCCAAGACTACTACAAG
This genomic stretch from Spinacia oleracea cultivar Varoflay chromosome 3, BTI_SOV_V1, whole genome shotgun sequence harbors:
- the LOC110802637 gene encoding protein NUCLEAR FUSION DEFECTIVE 4, producing MGEFGERLKAFINNRWVVFVAAIWIQACAGIGYMFGSISPAIKSNLNYNQRQVARLGIAKDLGDSVGFLTGYVCEVLPLWAALLIGAIQNLVGYGWVWLIITGRATPLPLWAMCFLIFLGTNGETYFNTAALVSCVQNFPKNRGPIVGILKGFAGLSGAILTQIYALLHSPDQASLVFMIAVGPTMVVISLMFIIRPVKGHRQIRSSDGRSFSYVYSACLVLAAYLMGVMLVQDLIDVRHSVIIIFTSILFIILLSPIVIPVTMAVTEEPRSSIEEALLSEPQKEESGKAAESDTEVVFSEVEDEKPKEVDLLPRSERKKRIAQLQARVAQAAAEGAVRVKRRRGPHRGEDFTLTQALVKADFWLLWFPFVLASGSGLTVIDNLGQMSQSLGYDNTHIFVSMISIWNFLGRVGGGYLSEIVVRDYAYPRPVAMAVAQLILAIGHFFIGMGWPGAMYIGTLLIGLGYGAHWSVGPATASELFGLKSFGALYNFLTLANPGGSLVFSGLIASSIYDREAEKQEQHRHPHVGSFLNNMLTLDEPPKCEGAVCFFLTSMIMSGLCVVAIVLTLTLVHRTKPVYAGLYGKPRT